In Helianthus annuus cultivar XRQ/B chromosome 9, HanXRQr2.0-SUNRISE, whole genome shotgun sequence, the following are encoded in one genomic region:
- the LOC110878479 gene encoding proteasome subunit alpha type-7, translating to MARYDRAITVFSPDGHLFQVEYALEAVRKGNAAVGVRGTDTIVLGVEKKSTVKLQDSRSVRKIVSLDDHIALACAGLKADARVLINRARIECQSHRLTVEDPVTVEYITRYIAGLQQKYTQSGGVRPFGLSTLIVGFDPYTGVPSLYQTDPSGTFSAWKANATGRNSNSMREFLEKNYKETSGQETIKLAIRALLEVVESGGKNIEVAVMTKEGLRQLDEAEIDAIVAEIEAEKAAAEAAKKAPAAKET from the exons ATGGCGAGATACGACAGAGCTATCACGGTGTTCTCGCCGGACGGTCACCTCTTCCAAGTTGAATACGCATTGGAAGCCGTACGCAAAGGTAACGCCGCCGTCGGTGTTCGCGGCACCGATACCATCGTTCTCGGTGTCGAGAAGAAGTCCACCGTTAAACTTCAGGACTCCAG ATCAGTTAGGAAAATTGTAAGTTTGGATGATCACATTGCATTGGCATGTGCTGGACTTAAAGCTGATGCGCGTGTTCTTATCAACCGGGCACGAATTGAGTGCCAGAGCCATAGGCTTACTGTTGAGGATCCAGTAACTGTAGAGTATATCACGCGTTACATTGCAGGTCTTCAACAGAAATACACACAAAGTGGTGGTGTCAGGCCATTTGGACTTTCAACCCTAATTGTAGGATTTGATCCTTATACTGGTGTCCCATCGTTATATCAGACAGATCCTTCCGGAACGTTCTCTGCTTGGAAAGCTAATGCTACTGGTAGGAACTCTAATTCCAtgagggagtttctggaaaagaATTACAAAGAGACTTCTGGTCAAGAAACTATAAAACTTGCCATCCGTGCTCTGCTTGAA GTTGTTGAGAGTGGAGGGAAGAACATAGAAGTTGCTGTGATGACAAAGGAAGGACTGAGGCAACTTGATGAAGCTGAAATCGATGCCATTGTTGCAGAGATTGAAGCAGAGAAAGCAGCTGCCGAGGCTGCAAAGAAGGCTCCTGCAGCTAAGGAAACATGA